In Halobaculum magnesiiphilum, the following proteins share a genomic window:
- a CDS encoding DUF4442 domain-containing protein codes for MTRLDRLRAWLFRLGFSHYPSYWMTGATVTSLAPDFSSAEVKLPLTWRTRNGMGTLFGGSIYGAVDPVYVVLLQRRLGDGFTVWDKAAEIRFRKPGRSTLTATVDVPDEEVRDIRESLAPGESCDRVYDVELTDDEGVVHAEVEKTVYVRRDE; via the coding sequence ATGACGCGACTCGACCGGCTTCGGGCGTGGCTGTTCCGCCTGGGGTTCTCCCACTACCCGTCGTACTGGATGACCGGGGCGACGGTCACGTCGCTCGCGCCGGACTTCTCCTCGGCGGAGGTGAAACTCCCGCTCACGTGGCGTACGCGCAACGGGATGGGGACGCTCTTCGGCGGCAGCATCTACGGCGCGGTCGACCCGGTGTACGTGGTCCTGCTCCAGCGCCGCCTCGGCGACGGCTTCACCGTCTGGGACAAGGCAGCCGAGATCCGATTTCGGAAGCCCGGGCGGTCGACGTTGACAGCGACGGTCGACGTGCCCGACGAGGAAGTCCGCGACATCCGCGAGTCGCTCGCGCCCGGGGAGTCCTGCGATCGCGTGTACGATGTGGAGTTGACCGACGACGAGGGGGTCGTCCACGCCGAGGTCGAGAAGACCGTCTACGTCCGCCGGGACGAGTGA
- a CDS encoding DUF7095 family protein: MEREAALDRVEAIIDAVDEGPMPVPVREVWVYGDVALGLDPIDRLDVYVTKDLLMRSDDADAAAEFERSHGVKGVGKSVSAEWAREHPEYLRANDNGYAAPEKCLAAQLLPDDEPVHLEVCNAPFDKNVRQRLKGAFDRGAYEQVLDPRGVQLYGEGQRATETMAKLRGGELPFPTLSGALEMLGVDEAEAAEIADAVAAYRDRQEGATVRGDVV, from the coding sequence ATGGAGCGAGAGGCGGCCCTCGACCGCGTGGAGGCGATCATCGACGCCGTCGACGAGGGGCCGATGCCGGTGCCGGTGCGCGAGGTGTGGGTGTACGGCGACGTGGCGCTCGGCCTCGATCCGATCGACCGGCTGGACGTGTACGTGACGAAGGACCTGCTCATGCGGAGCGACGATGCCGACGCGGCCGCCGAGTTCGAGCGCTCCCACGGCGTGAAAGGTGTCGGGAAGTCGGTTTCCGCGGAGTGGGCGCGCGAACACCCCGAGTACCTGCGCGCCAACGACAACGGCTACGCTGCCCCCGAGAAGTGTCTCGCCGCCCAGTTGCTGCCGGACGACGAGCCCGTCCACCTGGAGGTGTGCAACGCGCCCTTCGACAAGAACGTCAGACAGCGGTTGAAGGGCGCGTTCGACCGCGGCGCGTACGAACAGGTACTCGATCCGCGCGGCGTACAGTTGTACGGCGAGGGGCAGCGGGCGACCGAGACGATGGCGAAGCTGCGCGGCGGCGAGCTCCCGTTCCCGACGCTGTCTGGGGCGCTGGAGATGCTCGGCGTCGACGAGGCGGAGGCCGCCGAGATCGCCGACGCGGTCGCGGCCTACCGCGACCGGCAGGAGGGCGCGACCGTCCGCGGCGACGTGGTGTGA
- a CDS encoding class I SAM-dependent methyltransferase, producing MRRFTADYLERTRRGMWESREALAPLALPTRSRVLDVGCGTGELTRVLAEEAPDATVVGVDADTDLLAAARDAGEGDADPDTRTDRDIAYCAGDATRLPFPEDAFDLVVCQALLINLPDPAAAVREFARVSADLVAAVEPDNADVAVESTVDAEAGLEARVRAAYIAGVETDVAMGDRVRELFADAGLSDIDARRYRHEKRVEPPYSEADLRGIARKASGDGIADHEAELRRELDDDGYDALRREWREMGRTAAGQAADREYERVERVPFDVTVGNV from the coding sequence ATGCGCCGCTTCACTGCCGACTACCTCGAACGCACGCGCCGCGGGATGTGGGAGTCGCGCGAGGCGCTCGCCCCGCTCGCGCTCCCCACCCGCTCGCGAGTCCTCGACGTGGGCTGCGGCACCGGCGAGCTCACGCGCGTGCTCGCCGAAGAGGCGCCCGACGCGACGGTGGTCGGCGTCGACGCTGACACGGACCTGCTCGCGGCCGCCCGCGACGCCGGGGAGGGGGACGCCGACCCCGACACCCGAACCGACCGCGACATCGCCTACTGCGCCGGCGACGCGACCCGCCTCCCGTTCCCCGAGGACGCCTTCGACCTCGTGGTCTGTCAGGCGCTGCTGATCAACCTCCCCGACCCCGCCGCGGCGGTGCGGGAGTTCGCCCGCGTCTCCGCGGACCTCGTCGCGGCCGTCGAGCCCGACAACGCCGACGTGGCCGTCGAGTCGACCGTTGACGCCGAGGCGGGACTGGAGGCCCGCGTCCGCGCGGCGTACATCGCCGGCGTCGAGACCGACGTGGCGATGGGCGACCGCGTGCGCGAGCTGTTCGCCGACGCCGGCCTCTCCGACATCGACGCGCGACGCTACCGCCACGAGAAGCGCGTCGAGCCGCCGTACTCCGAGGCGGACCTCCGCGGCATCGCCCGCAAGGCCAGCGGCGACGGCATCGCCGACCACGAGGCCGAACTCCGGCGAGAACTCGACGACGACGGCTACGACGCGCTCCGCAGGGAGTGGCGCGAGATGGGCCGAACCGCCGCGGGGCAGGCGGCCGACCGCGAGTACGAGCGCGTCGAGCGGGTGCCGTTCGACGTGACCGTCGGCAACGTGTGA
- a CDS encoding carboxypeptidase M32: MATDAHGSEAEQADAYAELVERFERINGVQGAAGVLGWDQQVMMPEGGTPARSKQLSVLSSLSHELLTDDRTAELLEEVESMDLDDDQRALLREARREFERADAVPTELVEEISETSTEALGAWEQARAEDDFEQFAPYLEKLVELKREYAEHIDPDRDAYEVLFEDYEPCLSLERAEEILETLKETLVPMIDEIRESDAGVTTDAFDGEFPADAQEDLSRDVLSTLGYDWDRGRLDVSSHPFTSGNVYDCRVTTRYDETDPLGGLMATVHEFGHAFYNLGLPEEHFGTPLGESRDLSVHESQSRLWENHVGRSPAFWELVTPKFADRFDTDATAREAYESANQVYEDNLIRVEADELTYHLHIVIRFEIERALISGDLAVEDVPEVWNDKYEEYLGIRPETDANGCLQDIHWSHGNFGYFPTYSLGSVMASQLFNAAEDDIGNIYGSVRDGDFEALQEWLRENIHEHGSRYETNELVREATGEDFTADYFVDYVTTKYGDLYDLEESV; this comes from the coding sequence ATGGCTACCGACGCACACGGGAGCGAGGCCGAGCAGGCCGACGCGTACGCCGAACTGGTGGAGCGATTCGAACGGATCAACGGCGTGCAGGGCGCCGCGGGCGTCCTCGGGTGGGACCAGCAGGTGATGATGCCGGAGGGCGGCACGCCCGCCCGCTCGAAGCAGCTGTCGGTGCTGTCGTCGCTGAGCCACGAACTGCTCACCGACGACCGGACCGCCGAACTGCTCGAGGAGGTCGAGTCCATGGACCTGGACGACGACCAGCGGGCGCTCCTTCGCGAGGCACGCCGCGAGTTCGAGCGCGCCGACGCGGTGCCGACCGAGCTCGTCGAGGAGATCTCCGAGACCTCCACGGAGGCGCTCGGCGCGTGGGAGCAGGCCCGAGCCGAGGACGACTTCGAGCAGTTCGCGCCGTATCTGGAGAAGTTGGTGGAGCTGAAGCGCGAGTACGCCGAGCACATCGACCCCGACCGCGACGCCTACGAGGTGCTGTTCGAGGACTACGAGCCGTGCCTGTCGCTGGAGCGCGCCGAGGAGATCCTCGAGACGCTCAAGGAGACGCTCGTGCCGATGATCGACGAGATCCGCGAGAGCGACGCCGGCGTGACCACCGACGCCTTCGACGGGGAGTTCCCCGCCGACGCCCAGGAGGACCTCTCGCGGGACGTGCTCTCGACGCTCGGGTACGACTGGGACCGCGGGCGCCTCGACGTGTCCTCACACCCGTTCACCTCCGGCAACGTGTACGACTGCCGCGTCACGACGCGGTACGACGAGACGGACCCGCTGGGCGGGCTGATGGCCACCGTCCACGAGTTCGGCCATGCGTTCTACAACCTCGGGCTGCCCGAGGAGCACTTCGGCACGCCGCTGGGCGAGTCGCGCGACCTGTCGGTTCACGAGAGCCAGTCGCGACTGTGGGAGAACCACGTCGGCCGCTCGCCGGCGTTCTGGGAGCTGGTGACGCCGAAGTTCGCGGACCGCTTCGACACCGACGCGACCGCCCGGGAGGCGTACGAGTCGGCCAACCAGGTGTACGAGGACAACCTCATCCGCGTCGAGGCCGACGAGCTCACCTACCACCTCCACATCGTCATCCGCTTCGAGATCGAGAGGGCGCTCATCTCCGGGGACTTGGCGGTCGAGGACGTGCCGGAGGTCTGGAACGACAAGTACGAGGAGTACCTCGGCATCCGGCCGGAGACCGACGCGAACGGCTGTCTCCAGGACATCCACTGGAGCCACGGCAACTTCGGCTACTTCCCGACGTACTCGCTGGGCTCGGTGATGGCGAGCCAACTGTTCAACGCCGCCGAGGACGACATCGGGAACATCTACGGGTCGGTCCGCGACGGCGACTTCGAGGCGCTCCAGGAGTGGCTCCGCGAGAACATCCACGAGCACGGCTCCCGCTACGAGACGAACGAGCTGGTGCGCGAGGCCACCGGCGAGGACTTCACCGCCGACTACTTCGTCGACTACGTGACGACGAAGTACGGCGACCTGTACGATCTGGAGGAGTCCGTTTAG
- a CDS encoding M20 family metallopeptidase, protein MSDRDADADRDTTAVPDGGATAPNTDGLRALTRELVSIPSHEDATAAGDAVESWLRSETDAAVERDDHGNVFARTGDPDAPTVALVGHHDVVPPAESQTTVGDDGEERYVIDERDGRLYGRGSADMKGAVAAAMCAVRDADPDGVELCFASFVGEELGGVGARAAIEDGFAPEFAVVGEGSTNYSGEGVTDVVVAHKGRRASTLVASGESAHASIPDEGDNAVYRACDAVDVVRELDFPETTVMGERVRGSVAVTEIDGGTAWNVVPDECEVTVDERTVPGERAPLERAGSIEGVEWRVEQDLPPMACSDDAFADAVLAAARDAQSGAPEHVVKPHATDAGWLADAGTACVICGAAESGEAHTDTESVSWAVLDRCYRIYRGVAEGASAFA, encoded by the coding sequence ATGAGCGACCGCGACGCCGATGCCGACCGCGACACGACCGCCGTCCCCGACGGCGGTGCGACCGCCCCGAACACCGACGGCCTCCGGGCGCTCACGCGCGAACTGGTGTCGATCCCGAGCCACGAGGACGCGACCGCCGCCGGCGACGCCGTCGAGTCGTGGCTGCGCTCGGAGACCGACGCCGCCGTCGAGCGCGACGACCACGGGAACGTGTTCGCCCGCACGGGCGACCCCGACGCGCCGACCGTCGCGCTCGTCGGCCACCACGACGTGGTGCCGCCGGCGGAGTCGCAGACGACCGTCGGCGACGACGGCGAGGAGCGATACGTGATCGACGAGCGCGACGGCCGGCTGTACGGCCGCGGCAGCGCCGACATGAAGGGCGCCGTCGCCGCCGCGATGTGCGCCGTGCGCGACGCCGACCCCGACGGGGTGGAGCTGTGCTTCGCCTCCTTCGTCGGCGAGGAACTGGGCGGCGTCGGCGCCCGCGCGGCCATCGAGGACGGCTTCGCCCCGGAGTTCGCCGTCGTCGGGGAGGGCTCGACGAACTACTCGGGCGAGGGCGTCACCGACGTGGTCGTCGCGCACAAGGGCCGGCGCGCGAGCACGCTCGTCGCCTCGGGCGAGAGCGCGCACGCGAGCATCCCCGATGAGGGCGACAACGCCGTCTACCGCGCCTGCGACGCCGTCGACGTGGTCCGCGAACTGGACTTCCCCGAGACGACCGTCATGGGCGAGCGTGTGCGCGGGAGCGTCGCAGTCACCGAGATCGACGGCGGAACCGCGTGGAACGTCGTCCCCGACGAGTGCGAGGTGACCGTCGACGAGCGGACGGTCCCCGGCGAGCGCGCGCCCCTGGAGCGCGCCGGGTCGATCGAGGGGGTGGAGTGGCGCGTCGAGCAGGACCTCCCGCCGATGGCCTGCTCGGACGACGCCTTCGCCGACGCCGTGCTCGCTGCCGCCCGCGACGCCCAGTCGGGAGCGCCCGAGCACGTCGTGAAGCCGCACGCGACCGACGCCGGTTGGCTCGCCGACGCCGGCACCGCCTGCGTGATCTGCGGCGCCGCCGAGTCCGGGGAGGCGCACACCGACACCGAGAGCGTCTCGTGGGCGGTCCTCGACCGCTGTTACCGGATCTATCGCGGCGTCGCGGAGGGCGCGAGCGCGTTCGCGTAA
- a CDS encoding PINc/VapC family ATPase: MNVVPDTSAVIDGRVSERVADGDYQGATVYVPEAVVGELEAQANAGRDTGWDGLAELQRIAELADEGEITAEFVGRRPTVAEQEGAGEGDIDALIRELAVEHDAVLLTSDFVQAEAGKATGLDVEYVEAVPRGVTEDDGLDIERFFTDDTMSVHLKTGTHPKAKRGDITDLRYVRIDEVDGPTDEEQMAAWADEIEATARTSRQGFIELSEPGMTIVQYSNYRIAVARPPFSDAIEITAVRPIAKTTLDDYEFADELRDRFTERQRGVLIAGAPGAGKSTFAQAVAEFLNDNDYAVKTMEKPRDLQVSDEITQYTALGGDMASTADSLLLVRPDYTIYDEVRKTHDFEVFADMRLAGVGMVGVTHATRAIDALQRLVGRVELGMIPQVVDTVVFIEAGAVDTVYDVTTQVKVPEGLTAEDLSRPVIQVVDFETGTPEYEIYTFNNQVVTVPLDGADGGGGETGVGRIAKQEIEREIRSVARGHVDVELQGQNNAVVYVEEDDISYVIGKGGGRITDIENRLGIDIDVRTHADRPGSAGDGSGNGAAGAGGPASTPKPQGEVVQPEITSRHVVIRMDEHVGETVEVRADDEYLFTATVGRGGDIQVSRGSAIAEELEDAIDRKRTITVVPA, from the coding sequence ATGAACGTCGTGCCGGACACGAGCGCGGTCATCGACGGCCGCGTGTCGGAGCGCGTCGCGGACGGGGACTACCAGGGAGCGACCGTCTACGTCCCGGAGGCCGTCGTCGGCGAACTGGAGGCGCAGGCCAACGCCGGCCGCGACACCGGCTGGGACGGCCTCGCGGAGCTCCAGCGCATCGCCGAACTGGCCGATGAGGGCGAGATCACCGCCGAGTTCGTCGGCCGTCGACCGACCGTCGCCGAGCAGGAGGGCGCCGGCGAGGGCGACATCGACGCCCTGATCCGCGAGCTCGCGGTCGAACACGACGCCGTGCTCCTCACCTCCGACTTCGTGCAGGCGGAGGCGGGGAAGGCAACGGGGCTCGACGTGGAGTACGTCGAGGCGGTCCCGCGGGGCGTCACCGAGGACGACGGGCTCGATATCGAGCGCTTCTTCACCGACGACACGATGTCGGTCCACCTCAAGACGGGCACCCACCCGAAGGCGAAGCGCGGCGACATCACCGACCTCCGCTACGTCCGCATCGACGAGGTCGACGGTCCCACCGACGAGGAGCAGATGGCCGCGTGGGCCGACGAGATCGAGGCGACCGCCCGCACGTCGAGGCAGGGATTCATCGAGCTGTCCGAGCCCGGGATGACGATCGTCCAGTACAGCAACTACCGGATCGCGGTCGCTCGCCCGCCGTTCTCGGACGCCATCGAGATCACGGCGGTCCGGCCGATCGCGAAGACGACGCTCGACGACTACGAGTTCGCCGACGAGCTGCGCGACCGCTTCACCGAGCGCCAGCGCGGCGTGCTCATCGCGGGGGCGCCCGGCGCCGGGAAGTCCACGTTCGCGCAGGCGGTCGCGGAGTTCCTCAACGACAACGACTACGCGGTGAAGACGATGGAGAAGCCGCGCGACCTGCAGGTGAGCGACGAGATCACCCAGTACACCGCCCTCGGGGGCGACATGGCCAGCACCGCGGACTCGCTGTTGCTCGTCCGGCCGGACTACACCATCTACGACGAGGTGCGCAAGACCCACGACTTCGAGGTGTTCGCGGACATGCGCCTGGCGGGCGTCGGGATGGTCGGCGTCACCCACGCGACGCGCGCCATCGACGCGCTCCAGCGGCTCGTCGGCCGCGTCGAGCTGGGGATGATCCCGCAGGTCGTCGACACCGTCGTGTTCATCGAGGCCGGCGCCGTCGACACCGTCTACGACGTGACGACGCAGGTCAAGGTGCCCGAGGGGCTCACCGCCGAGGACCTCTCTCGCCCGGTGATCCAGGTCGTCGACTTCGAGACCGGAACCCCGGAGTACGAGATCTACACCTTCAACAACCAGGTCGTCACGGTGCCGCTCGACGGCGCCGACGGCGGGGGCGGCGAGACGGGCGTCGGCCGCATCGCCAAACAGGAGATCGAACGCGAGATCCGGTCGGTCGCCCGCGGTCACGTCGACGTGGAGCTGCAGGGCCAGAACAACGCGGTCGTCTACGTCGAGGAGGACGACATCAGCTACGTGATCGGCAAGGGCGGCGGCCGGATCACCGACATCGAGAACCGCCTCGGCATCGACATCGACGTGCGTACCCACGCCGACCGACCGGGGAGCGCGGGCGACGGCTCCGGGAACGGTGCCGCGGGCGCCGGCGGTCCGGCATCGACGCCGAAGCCCCAGGGCGAGGTCGTCCAGCCGGAGATCACGAGCCGCCACGTCGTGATCCGGATGGACGAGCACGTCGGCGAGACGGTCGAGGTGCGCGCGGACGACGAGTACCTGTTCACGGCGACCGTCGGTCGCGGCGGCGACATCCAGGTGTCCCGGGGGAGCGCCATCGCCGAGGAACTGGAGGACGCCATCGACCGCAAGCGGACGATCACCGTCGTCCCCGCCTGA
- a CDS encoding MarR family transcriptional regulator gives MTGTDEESLDDLPPSAKLVFKVLEYNGPLTQKGIVEESMLSARTVRYALERLENIGIVDEDVYFADARQNLYQLDAPQKAEADGGREACCAE, from the coding sequence ATGACCGGAACCGACGAGGAGTCCCTCGACGATCTCCCTCCCAGCGCGAAGCTCGTGTTCAAGGTACTGGAGTACAACGGACCGCTGACGCAGAAAGGCATCGTCGAGGAGTCGATGCTGTCGGCGCGGACCGTCCGCTACGCACTCGAACGGCTCGAAAACATCGGCATCGTCGACGAGGACGTCTACTTCGCCGACGCCCGACAGAACCTCTATCAGCTCGATGCGCCCCAGAAGGCCGAGGCCGACGGGGGGCGCGAGGCCTGCTGCGCTGAGTAA
- a CDS encoding ribosome biogenesis/translation initiation ATPase RLI → MADDSIAVVDLDRCQPDRCNYECANFCPPNRTGKDCIVERGDHYAEDEPYDGGPDQVWISEEICLGETCGICVEKCPFDAIEIINLPSELENDPVHRYGDNAFGLYGLPVPEPGKVTGILGPNGIGKSTAVKMLSGELIPNLGNHAEEANWDAVLERFKGTELQNYIERVIDGEVSVARKPQYVDQIPKQFDGNTRELLERTDERDALDSLVERLSIGPVMDQDIDSISGGELQRVALAATLARDADFYFLDEITPYLDIGQRMTAARLIRELADEGDRSMMVVEHDLAILDLLADTLHVTYGEPGAYGVVTDPKSTRNGINEYLKGYLDNENMRIRPNTITFDEHAPREITRSQVLFEYPDITKSYGEGEFSLAVDGGAVHESEVLGIVGPNGIGKSTMAKLFAGQLDPDEGDLDFRLDIAYKPQYIEIDQPMRVDAFLSSIADDFGSSYWDTEIARPLQLNPIMEQNLTDLSGGERQRVAIAACLSEDADLYLLDEPSAHLDVEQRVQATTAIRRYAENHDATVMVIDHDIYMIDLLADRLMVFDGEPAVHGHATQPQQMRSGMNDFLGDLDITFRRDERTGRPRINKPGSQLDREQKREGEYYYSG, encoded by the coding sequence ATGGCCGACGACAGCATCGCGGTCGTCGACCTCGATCGATGCCAGCCCGACAGGTGCAACTACGAGTGTGCGAACTTCTGTCCGCCCAACCGCACCGGCAAGGACTGCATCGTCGAGCGCGGCGACCACTACGCCGAGGACGAGCCGTACGACGGCGGCCCCGACCAGGTGTGGATCTCCGAGGAGATCTGCCTGGGCGAGACGTGCGGGATCTGCGTCGAGAAGTGCCCGTTCGACGCCATCGAGATCATCAACCTCCCGTCGGAGCTGGAGAACGACCCGGTCCACCGCTACGGCGACAACGCGTTCGGGCTGTACGGCCTCCCGGTGCCCGAGCCCGGCAAGGTGACGGGCATCCTCGGGCCCAACGGGATCGGGAAGTCGACGGCAGTGAAGATGCTCTCGGGGGAGCTGATCCCGAACCTCGGCAACCACGCCGAGGAGGCGAACTGGGACGCCGTCCTTGAGCGGTTCAAGGGGACGGAACTCCAGAACTACATCGAGCGCGTCATCGACGGCGAGGTCAGCGTGGCCCGCAAGCCGCAGTACGTCGACCAGATCCCCAAGCAGTTCGACGGCAACACCCGGGAGCTGCTGGAGCGCACCGACGAGCGCGACGCCCTCGACTCGCTGGTCGAGCGCCTCTCGATCGGCCCGGTGATGGACCAGGACATCGACTCCATCTCCGGCGGCGAGCTCCAGCGCGTGGCGCTGGCGGCGACGCTCGCGCGCGACGCGGACTTCTACTTCCTCGACGAGATCACGCCGTACCTCGACATCGGCCAGCGGATGACCGCCGCGCGGCTCATCCGCGAGCTCGCCGACGAGGGCGACCGCTCGATGATGGTCGTCGAGCACGACCTCGCCATCCTCGACCTGTTGGCGGACACGCTCCACGTCACCTACGGTGAACCCGGCGCCTACGGTGTCGTCACGGACCCGAAGTCCACCCGCAACGGCATCAACGAGTACCTGAAGGGGTATCTCGACAACGAGAACATGCGGATCCGGCCGAACACGATCACCTTCGACGAGCACGCGCCCCGGGAGATCACGCGCTCGCAGGTGCTGTTCGAGTACCCCGATATCACGAAGTCCTACGGAGAGGGGGAGTTCTCGCTGGCGGTCGACGGCGGCGCCGTCCACGAGTCGGAGGTGCTGGGCATCGTCGGCCCCAACGGGATCGGGAAGTCGACGATGGCGAAGCTGTTCGCCGGGCAGCTCGACCCCGACGAGGGCGATCTCGACTTCCGGCTCGACATCGCCTACAAGCCGCAGTACATCGAGATCGACCAGCCGATGCGCGTCGACGCGTTCCTCTCGTCGATCGCCGACGACTTCGGCTCCTCCTACTGGGACACCGAGATCGCCCGCCCGCTCCAGCTCAACCCGATCATGGAGCAGAACCTCACCGACCTCTCGGGCGGGGAGCGCCAGCGCGTCGCCATCGCGGCGTGTCTCTCCGAGGACGCCGACCTGTACCTGCTGGACGAGCCGTCGGCGCACCTCGACGTGGAGCAGCGCGTGCAGGCGACGACCGCGATCCGCCGGTACGCCGAGAACCACGACGCGACGGTGATGGTCATCGACCACGACATCTACATGATCGACCTGCTGGCCGACCGTCTGATGGTGTTCGACGGCGAGCCGGCCGTGCACGGCCACGCGACCCAACCCCAGCAGATGCGCTCGGGGATGAACGACTTCCTCGGCGACCTGGACATCACGTTCCGCCGCGACGAGCGGACGGGGCGCCCGCGGATCAACAAGCCCGGTTCGCAGCTCGACCGCGAGCAGAAGCGCGAAGGCGAGTACTACTACTCCGGGTAG